The Bacillaceae bacterium IKA-2 DNA window CTATCCATTCGTTACTTAACAATCAATTGAGTATTGTCCATGGTGGCATTACCGCTGCATTACTGGATACAGCTATGGGGTCTTTTGTAAACCAATCATTACCAGATCATTTAGGAGCAGTTACAACCGAGTTAAAACTTAATTACTTAAAACCCGGTGTTGGCAAAGAATTAATTTGCATTGCTTCTATCGTTCATAGAGGTAGCGCTTTTTGGGTATGTGAAGCTAAATTATATAACGATGAAGAAAGTCTTATTGCAATTGGGACTGGAAGTTTCTTTATTATTAAAAAGAAGTAAGAAAAGCAAGCATACGCTTGCTTTTTTTACTTCTTACTTACTTCCATGGGGTAATAAAATTTTGTGTGTAATAACGCTCATATACACCTACACCAAGATGGGTAAAGTCTTCATGAAGCATATTTACGCGATGTCCCTCACTATTTAACCAGCCCTCGACAGCTGCAATTGCATCAACATATTTAGCAGCAATATTTTCTGCAGCTAATTGATATAAAATTCCCTGTTTTTTTAAACGATCAGTTAATTCACCGTGTTCAGGTGATGTGTGAGAAAAATACTCATTTAACTTCATATCTTTACTATGTAAAAACGCTACATCAGCAGTTACTTCATCCCAGCTTAGTAGGCTAAGCTGGTGCCTTTTCCTGATTTGATTGGTAATTTCAAAAATTTGTAATGATGATCCTTTTTGTACCTCTTCCCACTTTTGATTTGATAATGGTTTTGACTCAATTAGATTGCCACGATAAACGACAGAGTACGGCCGCTGTTTAATGACCGTCTCAGGGGAAATATATCGAATACTAGATAATTTTTGTGTAAATAAATCAAAGTATAATTGAATAAATACATCTTCCTCTTGAATAATTGGACGCATTTGAAGATCATCGTCCGAAAGCTTAAACTGATAAGAATTATTGTTTATATTAAAAGATACCTCCTGATCAAAGGAAAATAGTGCCGATATTTCGTTGTAAGTTGCCCCGATTTGAATCAATCCTGTTGGTAAATCTTCACCAATAACATAAACAGTTACTATTTGATCATTTTCAACACCAATTTGCAGATAACCACTTGCAAATTGATCAGCATAAATCCACCATTCATAATCATAAGCAGATAAATCTTTTCGCTCTGGTTCGCCCAAGTTCGCGACTAGAAATTCAACTGTTTGTCCAATAAAAGTATGGAGGCCATCACCAAGGTTAACATTTGATATTGGATCTTTTTGACTAGTATCACTTTTTATATCAACTTTTTTTTCAGAAAGTTCGACTGAAGGAGTTTCTAATAAGGAACTTTCGTCCTCGATTCCTTTAAGATTATCTCCCCAATAAACAACGTAAATAAAAATACTTATTACTAAACAGCAAACAAAAAACCCACAACCTAATTTTTTCATCAAAATCCCCTTTCTATTTCAAGAGTAACTACTCGAATATCTTAAATTCCAAAAAAATCTCTAGCATTTATAACTGTTCTTCTTTTTATATGTATTGTCCTGCAAAATGTTTATGTTAAAATGTTAAAAACAATCTACAAAAACAGAGAATTCGTCTCTGAAGTATTCGAGCAGATAGCTGCTGTTACTATAATTACTCGTCGCAAAACCTACTAGAAGTAACTCAAGGATGTATCAGAGCCAGACAAAAAAACTGATTTAAAAGGGTATCAGGTTATCTCCCCTTTTAAATCAGCAATATTTTAAACGATATTAGGCATTTCAAAAAAAAGTAATGGCTCAGTATCATTAATTTCATAATTATATTTTAGGGCGCCATTAGGAGCAGCCTCTGGCTCTTATATGGCTAATTAATTGATATTATGAAATTTACTCGTCGGTCTATTTTGTATCATCTTTGAGCTTTCTTTTTAGAACGTCTTAATGGTGCACCTGAGGGCTTTCAGAGATTTCACTTAATGCATAACCAGCTTCATCATCAGTTCCAGCGTGTACTGCTAAATCGCCTAATGAACACATGCCAACTAAACGATTATCCTCTACAATAGGCAGACGTCTAATTTGTTGTTGGGCCATTAAATTAGCAGCCTCATCAATACTCATACTAGGTTGGGCAGTAAATAAATTTTCACTCATAATTTCTGTGACTTGCGTTGAATTAGGCAATTTTTCTGCTACAGCTCTTATGACTATATCTCTATCTGTGATCATTCCTAACAGCTGATCATTTTCACAAATAGGAATTGCACCACAATCTAATTTCTTCATTTTAACAGCAACTTCATAAATATTATCTACCGGCGTACAATACTCAACATCCTTTGACATTACATCACGGACATGTTCCATTTAAAAACCTCCTTGAAGTTAAATTCACTATTAATATGTCCGAAAAAAAACTGTTTATCAAAAGAACATAAAAAAATTTTAGAATTAAAGATAATTTTTGTCTAGAATATGTGAATTTTATTAATAAAAACAGCTGTTTTAATTGCATCTTCTCTCTTTTCATACTATCATAATTAAAAGAGGCTGCTTATATAACTAGGAGGTTTTAATTATGAAATTTGAAGGAATTGGGTTTAAAGATAAAGAAGTTGAATTTTCTATTGCGGAACATGTATTCGGGGAAGCTGGCTTTACTCACGCTGGACAATGGGATTATGAGCGGGTAACATTTGACTTTAAATTTCAAGACTTAGTTAACAATGATATTTATTATTTAAGAGTTCAAGCATATGCAACTAAAGGTGAAATACCTTCAGCAAACAGTGCAATTAAATTTTTAGACCCAATCTTAGGAAAACATTATTATCCACATGGTGTTGAGTATAGTGGTGAAGAATTTCCAAAACATATCGTGATTAAATGTAATAAGAAACTAGAACAACTTATTTTATTGTTAAATTAAATATATACTTAAAAGCGTAGCCACTAGTCTATAGTTGCTACGCTTTTATTATCTAAAATAGTTGCTCACGAACAAGTTACTTCTATGCTGAAAATTTTCAATTTTAACCTCTTAATCAAATTATTTTAAGACGACATAAATCTTCATTACATTTTACTGTGAATTTGCGTAAATAAATACTATAATAATTATATAGTGTTCTGAGTGAGAGGAGTTTGACAATGCAAGCCTTATTTTCTAAGAAAAACATAATTTTTATTTTCGCAATTATCCTACTTATTATATTAGGATATTTTATATTGCCAGTTTCTGTACCAATTATTTCAGCTTTTTTTACAGCACTATTTCTTTCTCCTATCATAAAAATTATCGTCATGAAAACCAAGATAAAACGAAGCTTAGCGGTATTTATCGTCTTTGCAATATTTCTATTCTTTATGGGACTATCAGGATATTTTATAGCAACGAAAGCGATAACCCAAGCAGATCATTTCATTAAGAACTTACCTTCTTATATTACTGAAATAAATTATGCTTGGTATACTATCCAAGGAAATTTAAATAACAGATTTAAAGATTTACCTATAGAATTAGTATATGAAATTGATACCTATGTACAGCAGACGTTAACTTCTTTACGATTAAATGTAAGCAGTCGAAATTTTATTAGTGATGTAACATCCCTGATAACAAGAATTCCTACATTTTTAGTGTCGTTCCTTGTTTATATAATTGCTCTTTATTTATTTTTATTAGAGCTACCAAAAATAAAGGAAAATATTTTTTCCTACATGTCAGAGAAAACTAAAGATAAAGTACAATTTATGACCTCGAGACTTTCTTACGTGATTTTAGGCTTTATTAAAGCTCAATTTCTAGTAAGTATTATTATTTATATTGTTTCTTTAATTGGTTTATTGTTAATAATTCCAGAGCTTGCTTTCTTAATGGCTGGAATTATTTGGATCATCGATTTCATTCCACTTATTGGTTCGATTGCAATTCTTGCTCCATGGGCAATTTATTATCTAATTGCCGGAAATATGGCTTTAGCGACAAAACTGTTAATTCTTGCAACAATTTTATTAGTTATTCGAAGAACGGTTGAGCCTAAAGTAATGGGTCATCAAATTGGCTTATCACCTCTGGCAACGCTAGTCGCTATGTATATCGGTTTAAAACTATTAGGTGTGATTGGCTTTATTGTCGGACCACTCATTGTTATCTTCTTCACCTCAGCTAAGGAAGCGGGAATTATTAAATTTAATTTCAAAATTTAGTATGACGGCGCTGGAGCTTTATACTTCTTACCATGTTAAAAAGGGTTTGGCATATGCCAAACCCTTTTATTTATTTTCGATACAAGTGCTAAAATCCCCAAATCGCTCGAAAGACGTTCGTCACTTCTCCAGGTGGATAAAAAACATAAAGAAGTAAAAACACTAAAATACCTGTTGACGCACTGAAAAACCATGTTATCGAAGTTAGTGCACCAATTTTTCGATGAAGCTTTAGATTATTTTTATAACCTGAAATCAGAGAGGTAATCCCAAGAACAGCTGCGCTTGTTGCAAGTGTAATATGAAATATTAAAAAGATTGTATAATAAGTTTTTATTTCCTCTGGACCTCCAAAAGTTGTGCTACCTATAAAAAACATTCTTGATAAATAAGTTACAAAAAAGATGATCGCAAAAATAGCTCCGAGAAACATTAATTTTTTATGTAACTCTTTATTCCCATTAACAACAGCCACCCAACCGCTTGCAACAAAAATAGCACTAATAGCAATAAAAATCGTGCTTATTAACGGTAACAACAATAAAATCACTCCTCCACTTAAATAATAATAATATTTTACCATACGTTATCAATCACGCAACATTTATCTATTTTCATATGACAAACATATTTTAGAATGATATGTAAATGAATGAAATTCACTCTAATAAATAAATAGTGAAAGTTAGCGTTCCAAGAATCATTACCGGAAATTCTAGTTTACAGATTTCTTCAAATAAAAAAGCTGACACAAATAAAATGTCAGCTTTCTTATTTAATATATTAACCTCAATACTTTACTACTCCAATAAGGAATGTCAATGCTGCTATCATTGGAATACAGATGAGTACTCCTGAGATCATAAATGTGTTTGCCCACTCGTGATTTTTGTCTTTTAAGTGCATGAAATAATATAACTGAAAAATCACTTGTATTACAGCCAAAACAACAATAAATGGAAGTGTGAAAGATCCTGGAATCACATCACTTGAAACAGATACAAATGCAATAACTGTCAGGAAGATCATTAAAGCAAATGTGATAATTTGATGTTTCATTTCACGATCTAGCTTAAGTTTTTCCTTGGTAGAAAGGTTAATTTGCGGTTCGTTTGTGTTAAGATCAGGCGCCATGATTTATCCCCCTATTCCCATTAAATATACGACTGTGAAGATAAAGACCCAGACAACATCGATGAAATGCCAGTATAGACTAGCTAAATAAAACTTCGGTGCGTTTGTCAGCGTTAAGCCACCTTTACGATAGCGAATTAATAAGGTAATTATCCAACCGATACCAAACGCAACGTGGGCACCATGAAACCCTACTAACGTATAAAAAGATGATCCAAAGGCACTTGTTGAAAATGTTAAACCTTGGTTCACGTAATCATTAAATTCGTAAATTTCTAATCCTAAGAAAATTAAACCCAAACCAACAGTTACCCACATCCAGATAAGCATTGGCTTCATTTTACCTTTTTTCATCGACATCATCGCAAAAACACTTGCTAAACTACTTGTCAATAAAATCATTGTCATGATGAAGACAAGCGGTAAATGAAAGATCTCAGATGCAGTAGGACCACCAGCTGTTCCGCCACGCAATCCTAGGTACGTTCCAAATAAACTAGCAAAAAGAACTGTCTCTCCACCTAGGAAAAACCAAAAAGCTAAAAATTTATTTCGACCTTCCAAAGTTGCCTTTTCAGGATTCGGAGGAAGTATGCCTGTATTTTTCTGTGCTTGAGCCATCTTAATTTACCTCCTTTTCTTGCATTAATTCATCAGGAGTAATGTGATAGCCATGATCTTCTTTCACCGATCTGATAATCATACAACCAAACGTAATCCCAAGCCCTAGTGCCGCAACCCAATAGTTATGATAAATAAATCCGAAACTTGATATGAACAAGCCAATCGACATTATTAACGGTAAAATTGATCCGTTTGGCATATGAATTTCACCAAGAGGCTCTGATACAGGCATTTTCTTATTGCCTTGCATCTTTTCATGCCAAAGGGCATCTATTTCACGAGCAACGGGAACTTGTGCAAAGTTGTACTCTGGTACAGGCGTTGGAACTGACCATTCAAGGGTACGCCCGTCCCAAGGATCGCTAACTGCTGTGTCTCTTCTAGAGACAAACACATTAATTAGCAACAATATGAACGCCACTGCCATCATGAATGCACCCATCGTACTTATAAAGTTTAATTCGTTTAAACCTTGATTATCTAAATAAGAAGCGACACGTCTTGGCATTCCCATTAAGCCTAGGAAGTGCTGAACAAAGAACGTTAAATGAAATCCGATCAGGAATAACCAGAAAAACCATTTTCCTAATCTCTCGTTTAACATGTATCCGAACATTTTTGGCCACCAGTAAAACGTACCTGAAAATAATCCAAATACTACTCCACCAATAATGACGTAATGGAAATGAGCAACAACAAAATACGTGTCATGCATTTGGTAGTTAGCAGCTGACGCCCCAAGCATAACTCCTGTTACTCCACCTAATACGAAAGAAGGAATAAATGCTAACGCAAATAGATTCGCAGTCGTAAAACGTATTCTTCCACCCCATATTGTCAGTAACCAGTTAAATATTTTAATCCCTGTTGGCACTGCAATCGCCATTGTTGCAACCGCGAAAATGGCATTGGCTACTGGACCCATTCCAACTGTAAACATATGATGCGCCCAAACCATAAATCCTAAAAATCCGATAATTAATGTTGCAAATACCATCGCATTATAACCAAATAAACGCTTTTTGGCGAAGGTAGAAAGAACTTCAGAGAAAATACCAAAAGCTGGTAAAATCAAAATATAAACTTCTGGATGTCCAAAAATCCAGAATAAATGTTGCCAAATAACAACGTTACCGCCTGCCTCAACAATAAAGTAATTAGCTCCAAATAATCGTTCAAACATTAGTAAAAATAATCCGACTGTTAACGCAGGAAATGCAAATAATATTAGTGCTGATGCAACGAATGTACTCCACGTGAATAGCGGCATTTTCATCATCGACATGCCTGGCGCCCTCATTGTAATAATCGTAACTAAAAAATTAATCCCACCAATTAACGTTCCTGCCCCACTGATTTGTAAACCAAATACATAATAATCTAAGCCAGTACTTGCATACTCAGCACTTGATAATGGAACATAAGCTGTCCATCCAGCATCAGGGGCTCCCCCAAAGAACCAACTAAGGTTGAGCAGAAGTCCACCGGATAAAAACAACCAAAATCCTAAAGAGTTTAAAAATGGAAATGCAACATCTCTTGCACCTATTTGTAAAGGCACAATAAAGTTCATTAGTCCAAATAATAGCGGCATCGCTGCTAAAAAAATCATTGTCGTACCATGCATTGTAATAAGTTCGTTGAAAGCTTGTGCACTAACAAAGTTTGATTCGGGAAACATCAGCTGTATTCGTATTAGCATGGCTTCAAGTCCACCTAATACGAAGAAGAACGCCCCGGCAGCCAAATACATAATTCCAATTTTCTTATGGTCTACCGTTGTCAGCCAATCCCAAAGTACACTTTTTTTCATAGTAGCTGTGTTTAACAATGAAGTATACCTCCTTTTTTGGCTAGTCTAAGACTTTTAAGCCCTTCATATATTCCATTAATGCTTCCATGTCATCGTCATCTAAATGATTAAACGCCGGCATTTTGTTACCTGGTTTCGTTTCTGCTGGATAACGAAGCCATTTCTCTAAATTTTCGTCGTT harbors:
- a CDS encoding cytochrome c oxidase subunit 3; translated protein: MAQAQKNTGILPPNPEKATLEGRNKFLAFWFFLGGETVLFASLFGTYLGLRGGTAGGPTASEIFHLPLVFIMTMILLTSSLASVFAMMSMKKGKMKPMLIWMWVTVGLGLIFLGLEIYEFNDYVNQGLTFSTSAFGSSFYTLVGFHGAHVAFGIGWIITLLIRYRKGGLTLTNAPKFYLASLYWHFIDVVWVFIFTVVYLMGIGG
- the ctaD gene encoding cytochrome c oxidase subunit I — encoded protein: MKKSVLWDWLTTVDHKKIGIMYLAAGAFFFVLGGLEAMLIRIQLMFPESNFVSAQAFNELITMHGTTMIFLAAMPLLFGLMNFIVPLQIGARDVAFPFLNSLGFWLFLSGGLLLNLSWFFGGAPDAGWTAYVPLSSAEYASTGLDYYVFGLQISGAGTLIGGINFLVTIITMRAPGMSMMKMPLFTWSTFVASALILFAFPALTVGLFLLMFERLFGANYFIVEAGGNVVIWQHLFWIFGHPEVYILILPAFGIFSEVLSTFAKKRLFGYNAMVFATLIIGFLGFMVWAHHMFTVGMGPVANAIFAVATMAIAVPTGIKIFNWLLTIWGGRIRFTTANLFALAFIPSFVLGGVTGVMLGASAANYQMHDTYFVVAHFHYVIIGGVVFGLFSGTFYWWPKMFGYMLNERLGKWFFWLFLIGFHLTFFVQHFLGLMGMPRRVASYLDNQGLNELNFISTMGAFMMAVAFILLLINVFVSRRDTAVSDPWDGRTLEWSVPTPVPEYNFAQVPVAREIDALWHEKMQGNKKMPVSEPLGEIHMPNGSILPLIMSIGLFISSFGFIYHNYWVAALGLGITFGCMIIRSVKEDHGYHITPDELMQEKEVN
- the ytvI gene encoding sporulation integral membrane protein YtvI gives rise to the protein MQALFSKKNIIFIFAIILLIILGYFILPVSVPIISAFFTALFLSPIIKIIVMKTKIKRSLAVFIVFAIFLFFMGLSGYFIATKAITQADHFIKNLPSYITEINYAWYTIQGNLNNRFKDLPIELVYEIDTYVQQTLTSLRLNVSSRNFISDVTSLITRIPTFLVSFLVYIIALYLFLLELPKIKENIFSYMSEKTKDKVQFMTSRLSYVILGFIKAQFLVSIIIYIVSLIGLLLIIPELAFLMAGIIWIIDFIPLIGSIAILAPWAIYYLIAGNMALATKLLILATILLVIRRTVEPKVMGHQIGLSPLATLVAMYIGLKLLGVIGFIVGPLIVIFFTSAKEAGIIKFNFKI
- a CDS encoding CAP domain-containing protein; protein product: MKKLGCGFFVCCLVISIFIYVVYWGDNLKGIEDESSLLETPSVELSEKKVDIKSDTSQKDPISNVNLGDGLHTFIGQTVEFLVANLGEPERKDLSAYDYEWWIYADQFASGYLQIGVENDQIVTVYVIGEDLPTGLIQIGATYNEISALFSFDQEVSFNINNNSYQFKLSDDDLQMRPIIQEEDVFIQLYFDLFTQKLSSIRYISPETVIKQRPYSVVYRGNLIESKPLSNQKWEEVQKGSSLQIFEITNQIRKRHQLSLLSWDEVTADVAFLHSKDMKLNEYFSHTSPEHGELTDRLKKQGILYQLAAENIAAKYVDAIAAVEGWLNSEGHRVNMLHEDFTHLGVGVYERYYTQNFITPWK
- a CDS encoding DUF420 domain-containing protein, with protein sequence MVKYYYYLSGGVILLLLPLISTIFIAISAIFVASGWVAVVNGNKELHKKLMFLGAIFAIIFFVTYLSRMFFIGSTTFGGPEEIKTYYTIFLIFHITLATSAAVLGITSLISGYKNNLKLHRKIGALTSITWFFSASTGILVFLLLYVFYPPGEVTNVFRAIWGF
- a CDS encoding CBS domain-containing protein; the protein is MEHVRDVMSKDVEYCTPVDNIYEVAVKMKKLDCGAIPICENDQLLGMITDRDIVIRAVAEKLPNSTQVTEIMSENLFTAQPSMSIDEAANLMAQQQIRRLPIVEDNRLVGMCSLGDLAVHAGTDDEAGYALSEISESPQVHH
- a CDS encoding PaaI family thioesterase, translating into MTRKQLFFQEIETHLQDATDEDIEIFSSLFDAARRKQKGEFLSYLSAIMNEKRKLLDNGDFEIRIPIHSLLNNQLSIVHGGITAALLDTAMGSFVNQSLPDHLGAVTTELKLNYLKPGVGKELICIASIVHRGSAFWVCEAKLYNDEESLIAIGTGSFFIIKKK
- a CDS encoding cytochrome C oxidase subunit IV family protein, which gives rise to MAPDLNTNEPQINLSTKEKLKLDREMKHQIITFALMIFLTVIAFVSVSSDVIPGSFTLPFIVVLAVIQVIFQLYYFMHLKDKNHEWANTFMISGVLICIPMIAALTFLIGVVKY
- a CDS encoding YugN family protein, coding for MKFEGIGFKDKEVEFSIAEHVFGEAGFTHAGQWDYERVTFDFKFQDLVNNDIYYLRVQAYATKGEIPSANSAIKFLDPILGKHYYPHGVEYSGEEFPKHIVIKCNKKLEQLILLLN